In Cydia pomonella isolate Wapato2018A chromosome 27, ilCydPomo1, whole genome shotgun sequence, a single genomic region encodes these proteins:
- the LOC133532439 gene encoding uncharacterized protein LOC133532439 isoform X1, with product MNEQKTKKTNSIFQHTPQAPHRRVSFSKPSKFSKSPSTWQLTKGSTHGATEKSTPVPRVISFSRPSKSSLKQGSHNKTIGVCTRNKNEMRHPRRRQTLVYARRTRRLRTSNMARSAGPPPDAAPPPQSPLRRPARRVRLSRTEPIHLDIKPKRFPSMLWC from the exons ATGAACGAACAAAAGACCAAGAAGACCAATAGTATTTT CCAGCACACACCGCAAGCCCCGCATCGGCGGGTATCGTTCTCCAAACCGTCCAAGTTCTCCAAGTCACCGTCTACTTGGCAGTTGACCAAGGGCTCTACGCATGGAGCTACAGA GAAATCAACTCCAGTGCCTCGTGTCATTTCTTTTTCTCGGCCTTCTAAATCTTCCTTGAAGCAAGGATCACATAACAAAACCATAGGAGTATG cACAAGAAACAAAAACGAGATGCGACATCCTCGACGGCGACAGACGCTCGTTTACGCTCGCAGGACCCGACGCCTACGCACCTCAAATATGGCACGTTCCGCAG GCCCGCCTCCTGACGCGGCCCCTCCCCCACAGTCCCCGCTCCGGCGGCCCGCGCGACGCGTGCGCCTCTCCCGAACAGAACCTATTCATCTCGACATCAAGCCGAAGAGATTCCCATCTATGTTGTGGTGCTAA
- the LOC133532439 gene encoding uncharacterized protein LOC133532439 isoform X2: MHKKQKRDATSSTATDARLRSQDPTPTHLKYGTFRRLSKLRQSQEDPLLSPRSESKPIVVARSSVNKKRSPSPKDPLKIERNSISPPPDAAPPPQSPLRRPARRVRLSRTEPIHLDIKPKRFPSMLWC, from the exons ATG cACAAGAAACAAAAACGAGATGCGACATCCTCGACGGCGACAGACGCTCGTTTACGCTCGCAGGACCCGACGCCTACGCACCTCAAATATGGCACGTTCCGCAG ACTCTCAAAACTCCGGCAATCTCAAGAAGACCCGTTACTCAGCCCAAGAAGTGAATCCAAGCCCATTGTCGTGGCGCGCTCCAGCGTCAACAAGAAGAGGTCGCCGTCGCCTAAGGATCCGCTGAAGATTGAGAGAAATAGTATTA GCCCGCCTCCTGACGCGGCCCCTCCCCCACAGTCCCCGCTCCGGCGGCCCGCGCGACGCGTGCGCCTCTCCCGAACAGAACCTATTCATCTCGACATCAAGCCGAAGAGATTCCCATCTATGTTGTGGTGCTAA
- the LOC133532433 gene encoding copper chaperone for superoxide dismutase: MLFTKLEVLVDLGEKPDQKVLDKTINELKSQDGVKEAVFKNGAFVVDSTLPSSVVLDMVSKTSGKRAVLQGFGDTQSAVAMVSSADSSVLGVVRLQQQRGALVADGSVDGLAPGLHGLHLHETGDLSQGCASLGPHYNPHGAAHGAPGAEKGARHAGDLGNIRADERGRATFRIVDHVLNISDIIGRSIAITERADDLGQGSSPSSKIDGDSGLPIACGIIARSAGVFENPKRICACDGVVVWDERDRPLAGKGRRCCQKDKENDNKEQKPCCKV, from the exons CTGGAAGTGTTGGTAGACTTAGGTGAGAAGCCTGATCAGAAAGTTCTGGATAAAACTATCAATGAGCTGAAGTCACAGGATGGTGTTAAGGAG GCAGTGTTCAAAAACGGCGCTTTCGTGGTAGACTCAACTCTGCCAAGCTCTGTGGTGCTGGATATGGTCTCCAAAACTTCTGGGAAAAGAGCAGTCTTGCAAGGATTTGGAG ACACCCAGTCAGCAGTGGCCATGGTGTCGAGTGCGGACTCGAGCGTGCTGGGCGTGGTGCGGCTGCAGCAGCAGCGGGGCGCGCTCGTGGCCGACGGCAGCGTGGACGGGCTGGCCCCGGGGCTGCACGGCCTGCACCTGCACGAGACCGGGGACCTGAGCCAG GGTTGTGCGTCGCTGGGGCCCCACTACAACCCGCACGGCGCGGCGCACGGGGCCCCGGGCGCGGAGAAGGGCGCCCGTCACGCGGGGGACCTCGGCAACATCCGGGCCGATGAGCGCGGCAGGGCTACGTTCCGGATCGTCGACCATGTGTTGAac ATATCAGACATCATCGGCCGCTCGATCGCCATCACAGAGCGCGCCGACGACCTCGGGCAGGGCTCCAGCCCGAGCTCCAAGATAGACGGCGACAGCGGCCTGCC AATAGCGTGCGGCATCATAGCGCGCTCTGCCGGCGTGTTCGAGAACCCCAAACGCATATGCGCGTGCGACGGCGTCGTGGTGTGGGACGAGCGCGACCGCCCGCTCGCCGGGAAAGGCCGCCGCTGCTGCCAGAAG GACAAGGAGAACGACAACAAAGAACAGAAACCGTGCTGCAAAGTTTAA